The following are encoded together in the Triticum dicoccoides isolate Atlit2015 ecotype Zavitan chromosome 6B, WEW_v2.0, whole genome shotgun sequence genome:
- the LOC119326412 gene encoding cell number regulator 1-like, which produces MYPTTPSDAYDRFSNGPPPTAPPPQQQPTYNHAMNQSHHARPAAGLARWSTGLFHCMDDPGNCLITCLCPCITFGQIADIVDRGTCSCAGSGAAYAAICATTGMGCLYSCVYRTKMRAHYDLDEGECPDFLVHWCCELCALCQEYRELKNRGFDMGIGWDANMERRNRGVTGGQVMGAPATPVGMMR; this is translated from the exons ATGTATCCCACCACCCCCTCCGACGCGTACGACAGGTTCAGCAACGGCCCTCCGCCCACggcgccgccgccgcagcagcagcCCACGTACAACCACGCCATGAACCAGAGCCACCACGCCCGCCCCGCCGCCGGGCTGGCGCGCTGGTCCACCGGCCTCTTCCACTGCATGGACGACCCGGGAAACT gtctcatcacgtgcctgtgCCCCTGCATCACGTTCGGGCAGATCGCGGACATCGTGGACAGAGGAACCTGCT CGTGCGCCGGGAGCGGGGCGGCCTACGCGGCCATCTGCGCGACGACGGGGATGGGGTGCCTCTACTCGTGCGTCTACCGCACCAAGATGCGGGCGCACTACGACCTGGACGAGGGGGAGTGCCCGGACTTCCTCGTGCATTGGTGCTGCGAGCTCTGCGCGCTCTGCCAGGAGTACCGGGAGCTCAAGAACCGCGGCTTCGACATGGGGATCGGCTGGGACGCCAACATGGAGCGCCGGAACCGGGGCGTCACCGGAGGGCAGGTCATGGGGGCGCCGGCCACGCCCGTCGGCATGATGAGATAG